In Apodemus sylvaticus chromosome 8, mApoSyl1.1, whole genome shotgun sequence, one genomic interval encodes:
- the LOC127691152 gene encoding olfactory receptor 1509, with amino-acid sequence MGSLNQTRVTEFVFLGLTDNWVLEILFFIPFTVTYVLTLLGNILIVVTIVFTPRLHNPMYFFLSNLSFIDICHSSVTVPKMLEGLLIKRKTISFDNCIAQLFFLHLFACAEIFLLTIMAYDRYVAICIPLHYSNVMNMKVCVHLVFALWLGGTVHSLVQTFLTIRLPYCGPNIIDSYFCDVPPVIKLACTDTYLTGILIVSNSGTISLVCFLALVTSYTVILFSLRKQSAEGRRKALSTCSAHFMVVALFFGPCIFLYTRPDSSFSIDKVVSVFYTVVTPLLNPLIYTLRNEEVKTAMKHLRQRRICS; translated from the coding sequence ATGGGATCTCTAAATCAAACAAGAGTGACTGAGTTTGTCTTCCTGGGCCTCACTGACAACTGGGTGTTGGAGATTCTGTTTTTCATACCATTTACAGTCACTTATGTGTTAACACTTTTGGGGAACATCCTCATTGTTGTTACCATAGTCTTCACTCCACGTCTCCACAatcccatgtacttctttctgAGCAATCTGTCCTTCATTGACATCTGCCACTCATCTGTTACTGTGCCCAAGATGCTGGAGGGTTTGCTTATAAAGAGGAAGACCATTTCCTTTGACAATTGCATCGCACAGCTCTTCTTCCTACATCTCTTTGCTTGTGCTGAGATCTTTCTGCTGACGATTATGGCGTATGATCGTTACGTGGCTATCTGCATTCCACTGCATTACTCCAATGTGATGAACATGAAGGTCTGTGTACACCTTGTCTTTGCACTCTGGCTGGGGGGCACTGTTCATTCACTTGTGCAGACCTTTTTGACTATTCGTCTACCCTACTGTGGCCCGAACATTATCGATAGCTACTTCTGTGACGTACCTCCTGTCATCAAGCTGGCATGCACAGATACATACCTTACAGGGATTCTGATTGTGTCCAATAGTGGAACCATCTCCCTTGTATGTTTTCTAGCCTTGGTCACTTCCTATACAGTCATCTTGTTTTCTCTTCGGAAACAGTCAGCAGAAGGTCGTCGGAAAGCCCTGTCCACCTGCTCAGCCCACTTCATGGTGGTTGCACTGTTCTTTGGGCCATGTATCTTCCTCTACACTCGGCCAGATAGCAGCTTCTCCATTGACAAGGTGGTATCGGTCTTCTACACAGTGGTCACCCCTTTGTTGAATCCTCTCATTTACACCTTGAGGAATGAGGAGGTGAAAACTGCCATGAAGCATCTCAGGCAGAGACGAATTTGCTCAtga
- the LOC127691602 gene encoding olfactory receptor 4E1: MEKAVLINQTSVMSFRLTGLSTNPKVQMAVFFIFLIFYVLTLVGNILIVITIIYDHRLHTPMYFFLSNLSFIDVCHSTVTVPKMLSDTLSEEKLISFDACVVQMFFLHLFACTEIFLLTVMAYDRYVAICKPLQYMTIMNWKVCMVLAAALWAGGTIHSISLTSLTLKLPYCGPDEIDNFFCDVPQVIKLACTDTHIIEILIVSNSGLISVVCFVVLVVSYAVILVSLRQQISDGKRKALSTCAAHLTVVTLFLGHCIFIYSRPSTSLPEDKVVSVFFTAVTPLLNPIIYTLRNEDMKNALNKLIRRREK, translated from the coding sequence ATGGAAAAGGCTGTCCTCATCAACCAAACTTCAGTGATGTCATTTCGACTCACAGGTTTATCTACAAATCCGAAAGTACAGATGGCTGTTTTTTTCATATTCCTCATTTTCTATGTCCTGACGCTGGTTGGTAACATCCTCATTGTCATAACAATCATATACGACCACCGACTCCATACtcccatgtatttcttcctcAGCAATCTGTCCTTTATTGATGTCTGCCATTCCACTGTCACTGTCCCAAAGATGCTAAGTGACACCTTGTCAGAAGAAAAGCTCATCTCCTTTGATGCCTGTGTGGTCCAGATGTTCTTCCTGCATCTCTTTGCCTGCACAGAGATCTTCCTCCTTACTGTcatggcctatgatcgctatgtggccatttgTAAACCTTTGCAATATATGACAATAATGAACTGGAAGGTGTGTATGGTTCTGGCAGCAGCCCTGTGGGCAGGGGGGACCATCCACTCCATATCTCTCACCTCACTCACCCTCAAGCTGCCCTACTGTGGTCCTGATGAGATTGACAACTTCTTCTGTGATGTACCTCAGGTGATCAAACTGGCTTGCACTGACACCCACATAATTGAGATTCTCATTGTTTCCAACAGTGGGCTGATCTCTGTAGTGTGTTTCGTAGTTCTTGTAGTGTCCTATGCAGTCATCCTTGTGAGTCTGAGGCAACAGATCTCTGATGGCAAGAGGAAAGCCCTGTCCACCTGTGCAGCCCATCTCACCGTGGTCACTCTGTTTCTGGGACACTGTATCTTCATCTATTCACGCCCATCCACCAGCCTTCCTGAGGACAAGgttgtgtctgtgtttttcactGCTGTCACCCCTCTGCTGAACCCCATAATCTACACGCTTAGGAATGAGGACATGAAGAATGCCTTGAACAAGTTAATCAGGAGGAGAGAAAAGTGA